Proteins from one Microbacterium sp. Root553 genomic window:
- a CDS encoding FecCD family ABC transporter permease produces MTPGADDARAQVDAIIAGRRSRHRRHSVATIVLGALLVALFTTALMIGNTFYPLDAVIRVILGDTVPGASFTVGELRLPRAILAILAGFAFGIAGVSFQTLLRNPLASPDIIGISNGAGAAAVVGIVVLSLDGPLVSLFALAGAVVTAGVIYLLSIKNGFAGTRLILIGIGVAAMLQSVISYVLSRAASWDIQTAMQWLTGSLNNASWERVMPLALASVVIVPLMLLQGRALGAMQLGDDSASGLGVRVNTTRLLYILGAVALLAFATAATGPIAFVAFMAGPIAARITGPGANLLVPSAFIGAVLVLGGDLLGQFAFGDRYPVGVVTGVLGAPYLIYLLIRTNRSGGSL; encoded by the coding sequence ATGACCCCGGGCGCCGACGATGCCCGCGCCCAGGTCGACGCGATCATCGCCGGACGTCGATCGCGCCATCGCCGCCACTCCGTCGCCACGATCGTGCTCGGCGCTCTGCTTGTCGCGCTCTTCACCACCGCGCTGATGATCGGCAACACCTTCTATCCGCTCGATGCGGTGATCCGCGTCATCCTCGGCGACACCGTGCCCGGCGCATCGTTCACGGTCGGCGAGCTGCGGCTGCCCCGGGCGATTCTCGCCATCCTCGCCGGCTTCGCATTCGGCATCGCGGGTGTGTCGTTCCAGACACTGCTGCGCAATCCGCTCGCCTCCCCCGACATCATCGGCATCTCGAACGGCGCGGGTGCCGCGGCCGTCGTCGGCATCGTCGTGCTGTCACTTGACGGGCCCCTCGTGTCGCTGTTCGCCCTCGCCGGCGCGGTCGTGACGGCGGGGGTCATCTACCTGCTGTCGATCAAGAACGGCTTCGCCGGCACCCGCCTGATCCTCATCGGGATCGGTGTCGCCGCGATGCTGCAGAGCGTGATCTCGTACGTGCTGTCGCGGGCGGCGAGCTGGGACATCCAGACGGCCATGCAGTGGCTCACCGGCAGCCTGAACAACGCCTCCTGGGAACGAGTGATGCCGCTGGCCCTCGCATCGGTCGTGATCGTGCCGCTCATGCTGCTGCAGGGGCGCGCCCTCGGCGCGATGCAGCTGGGCGACGACTCGGCCTCCGGGCTCGGCGTGCGGGTCAACACCACGCGACTGCTGTACATCCTCGGCGCGGTGGCGCTGCTGGCCTTCGCCACCGCGGCGACCGGACCCATCGCGTTCGTCGCCTTCATGGCAGGACCCATCGCCGCCCGCATCACCGGTCCCGGTGCGAACCTGCTGGTCCCCAGTGCGTTCATCGGCGCGGTGCTGGTGCTGGGCGGCGACCTGCTGGGGCAGTTCGCGTTCGGCGACCGCTACCCGGTCGGCGTCGTCACCGGAGTGCTCGGCGCCCCGTATCTGATCTACCTGCTCATCCGCACCAACCGCTCGGGAGGTTCCCTGTGA
- a CDS encoding iron-siderophore ABC transporter substrate-binding protein translates to MRTSRLLAAGVAAALAIGLTACATSSNDNASDSAGGNPADDSAFPVTIEHVYGETTIESKPERVATVAWANHEVPLALGIVPVGMSKATWGDDDDNGILPWVEDKLDELGADAPVLFDESDGIDYEAVADTNPDVILAAYSGLTQEEYDTLSKIAPVVAYPEVAWGTPVDEMIEMNSKALGLEEQGEALIEELHADAAKALDENSALKDKKVLFAYLDPSDLSQVGYYTAVDTRPGYLHDDLGLPLPKLVEDNEDSDEFSLTVSAEEADKFDDVDVFVTYGDDSTLAMLQGDPLLSKIPAVAAGNVVILPNSTPLAASANPSPLSIQWGLSDYLALLASPFTK, encoded by the coding sequence GTGCGCACCTCTCGTCTCCTCGCCGCCGGTGTCGCCGCGGCGCTCGCCATCGGCCTCACCGCCTGCGCGACCTCCTCGAACGACAATGCGTCGGACTCGGCCGGTGGAAACCCCGCCGACGACAGCGCCTTCCCCGTGACGATCGAGCACGTGTACGGCGAGACCACGATCGAGTCGAAGCCCGAGCGCGTCGCGACGGTCGCCTGGGCGAACCACGAGGTGCCGCTGGCCCTCGGCATCGTGCCGGTCGGCATGAGCAAGGCGACCTGGGGCGATGACGACGACAACGGCATCCTGCCCTGGGTCGAGGACAAGCTCGACGAGCTCGGCGCCGACGCACCCGTGCTGTTCGACGAGTCCGACGGCATCGACTACGAGGCCGTGGCCGACACGAACCCCGACGTCATCCTCGCGGCATACTCGGGCCTGACGCAGGAGGAGTACGACACCCTCTCCAAGATCGCTCCGGTCGTCGCCTACCCTGAGGTCGCCTGGGGCACCCCGGTCGACGAGATGATCGAGATGAACTCGAAGGCTCTCGGACTCGAAGAGCAGGGCGAGGCCCTGATCGAGGAGTTGCACGCCGACGCCGCGAAGGCGCTCGACGAGAACTCCGCACTCAAGGACAAGAAGGTGCTGTTCGCCTACCTCGACCCGAGCGACCTCAGCCAGGTCGGCTACTACACGGCCGTCGACACGCGCCCCGGCTACCTGCACGACGACCTCGGTCTGCCGCTGCCGAAGCTCGTCGAGGACAACGAGGACAGCGACGAGTTCTCGCTCACGGTCAGCGCCGAGGAGGCCGACAAGTTCGACGACGTCGACGTGTTCGTCACGTACGGCGACGACTCGACGCTCGCGATGCTGCAGGGCGACCCGCTGCTGTCGAAGATCCCGGCCGTCGCCGCCGGCAACGTCGTCATCCTCCCGAACTCGACTCCGCTCGCCGCATCGGCGAACCCGTCGCCGCTGTCGATCCAGTGGGGTCTGTCGGACTACCTCGCCCTGCTGGCGTCGCCGTTCACGAAGTGA
- a CDS encoding siderophore-interacting protein: MSAETTTERPTYVLARAEVRGVARVSPNFVRVTFGGDDLFEFATPGDVFDSRIKLVFPPASGILPDLDRDTDDWWGSFLAVPEGERGSMRTYSVRDLRVTDAGTEIDVDFVLHLAPGLTGPASLWASTAEVGQELFLVGPRRGVAAAAHGGAEYEPGSATSVVLVGDETAAPAIARILEDAPSDLRGCAFIEVPSPADVLRIDAPVGVEVRWLPRDIGEPHGVRLIPAVLGYLGDADAADEIDVKDIESEDLLWETPDYSGLGEDIAAADAPAERYFWIAGESGVVTTLRRHLVKDLGIDRGQVAFMGYWRRGVAMRG, from the coding sequence ATGTCCGCTGAGACCACCACCGAACGCCCCACCTACGTGCTGGCGCGTGCCGAGGTGCGCGGCGTCGCCCGGGTCTCGCCGAACTTCGTGCGCGTGACCTTCGGGGGCGACGACCTGTTCGAGTTCGCCACGCCGGGAGACGTCTTCGACTCCCGGATCAAGCTGGTCTTCCCGCCGGCATCCGGCATCCTGCCCGATCTCGACCGCGACACCGACGACTGGTGGGGATCCTTCCTCGCCGTTCCCGAGGGCGAGCGCGGGTCCATGCGCACCTACTCGGTGCGCGACCTTCGCGTGACCGACGCGGGCACCGAGATCGATGTCGACTTCGTGCTGCATCTCGCTCCCGGACTCACCGGGCCCGCGTCGCTGTGGGCCAGTACGGCCGAGGTGGGCCAGGAACTGTTCCTCGTCGGGCCGCGTCGAGGTGTGGCCGCCGCAGCCCACGGCGGAGCCGAGTACGAGCCGGGCTCGGCCACCTCGGTCGTGCTCGTGGGCGACGAGACCGCCGCTCCGGCGATCGCCCGCATCCTCGAGGACGCTCCGAGCGACCTGCGCGGCTGCGCGTTCATCGAGGTTCCGTCGCCCGCCGACGTCTTGCGCATCGACGCCCCCGTCGGTGTCGAGGTGCGCTGGCTGCCCCGCGACATCGGCGAACCCCACGGCGTGCGTCTGATCCCTGCCGTGCTCGGCTACCTCGGAGATGCGGATGCCGCCGACGAGATCGACGTGAAGGACATCGAGTCCGAAGATCTGCTCTGGGAGACGCCCGACTACTCGGGTCTCGGCGAGGACATCGCGGCGGCGGATGCTCCCGCGGAGCGCTACTTCTGGATCGCCGGCGAGAGCGGCGTCGTCACGACGCTGCGCCGCCACCTGGTCAAGGACCTCGGCATCGACCGCGGGCAGGTGGCCTTCATGGGCTACTGGCGCCGCGGCGTCGCCATGCGCGGCTGA
- a CDS encoding cold-shock protein: MATGTVKWFNAEKGFGFIAPDDGTDDLFAHYSAITGSGFKELRENQKVEFDAERGPKGMQAANIRAL; this comes from the coding sequence ATGGCCACTGGCACTGTGAAATGGTTCAACGCGGAAAAGGGCTTCGGCTTCATCGCTCCCGATGACGGCACGGACGACCTTTTCGCCCACTACTCGGCAATCACCGGCTCCGGTTTCAAGGAGCTCCGTGAGAACCAGAAGGTCGAATTCGACGCTGAGCGTGGCCCCAAGGGCATGCAGGCGGCGAACATCCGCGCTCTCTGA
- a CDS encoding ABC transporter ATP-binding protein, translated as MTEAHTLTAESVTLAYGDRTIIDGLDLAIAPGKITTIVGANGCGKSTLLRALARLLSPTDGQIVLDGRSVHARPTKEVARILGLLPQSPVAPEGIAVADLVGRGRHPHQKMLARWSAHDYEVVADALAATGTTELADRSVDELSGGQRQRVWIAMALAQETDILLLDEPTTFLDVAHQVEVLDLLTDLSVSRGTTIVMVLHDLNLAARYSDELVAMKEGRVHATGAPQDVVTAQLVEEVFDLANQITTDPVSGKPMVTPIGRHHVR; from the coding sequence GTGACCGAGGCGCACACCCTGACGGCAGAGTCCGTCACCCTCGCCTACGGCGACCGCACGATCATCGACGGGCTCGACCTCGCGATCGCTCCGGGCAAGATCACGACGATCGTCGGGGCGAACGGATGCGGCAAGTCGACCCTGCTGCGTGCGCTCGCCCGCCTGCTGTCGCCCACCGATGGGCAGATCGTGCTCGACGGCAGGTCCGTGCACGCGCGTCCGACCAAGGAGGTCGCGCGCATTCTCGGGCTCCTGCCGCAGTCGCCGGTCGCCCCCGAGGGGATCGCCGTCGCCGACCTGGTCGGTCGCGGCCGGCATCCGCACCAGAAGATGCTGGCCCGCTGGAGCGCGCACGACTACGAGGTCGTGGCGGATGCTCTCGCCGCGACCGGCACGACGGAGCTCGCCGACCGCAGTGTCGATGAGCTCTCGGGTGGTCAGCGCCAGCGCGTCTGGATCGCGATGGCGCTCGCGCAGGAGACCGACATCCTGCTCCTCGACGAACCGACCACGTTCCTCGACGTCGCACACCAGGTCGAGGTGCTCGACCTGCTCACCGATCTGAGCGTCTCGCGCGGCACCACGATCGTCATGGTGCTGCACGACCTCAACCTGGCCGCGCGCTATTCCGACGAGCTCGTCGCGATGAAGGAGGGCAGGGTGCACGCCACCGGTGCTCCGCAGGACGTCGTGACCGCCCAGCTCGTCGAAGAGGTCTTCGACCTCGCCAATCAGATCACCACGGATCCGGTCTCCGGAAAGCCGATGGTCACACCTATCGGGAGGCACCATGTCCGCTGA
- a CDS encoding alpha/beta fold hydrolase, which yields MGYITVGNENSTPIELYYEDQGSGQPVVLIHGYPLDGHSWERQTRELLAQGYRVITYDRRGFGQSSKVNEGYDYDTFAADLHTVLETLDLSDVVLVGFSMGTGELARYVAKYGHERVAKLAFLASLEPFLVQRDDNPEGVPQDVFDGIAAAAKGDRFAWFTQFYNDFYNLDENLGSRISQEAVTGSWNVAITSAPVAAYAVVPSWIEDFRDDVEAVAAAGKPTLILHGTKDNILPIDATARRFHQAVPAATYVEVEGAPHGLLWTHADEVNAALKDFLNK from the coding sequence CTACTACGAAGACCAGGGTTCGGGCCAGCCCGTCGTCCTGATCCACGGCTACCCGCTCGACGGACACAGCTGGGAGCGCCAGACCCGCGAGCTCCTCGCCCAGGGCTACCGCGTCATCACCTACGACCGCCGTGGCTTCGGCCAGTCGTCGAAGGTGAACGAGGGCTACGACTACGACACCTTCGCGGCCGACCTCCACACCGTGCTCGAGACCCTCGACCTGAGCGATGTCGTGCTCGTCGGCTTCTCGATGGGCACCGGCGAACTCGCCCGGTACGTCGCGAAGTACGGCCACGAGCGCGTCGCCAAGCTCGCCTTCCTCGCCTCGCTCGAGCCCTTCCTCGTGCAGCGCGACGACAACCCCGAGGGTGTGCCGCAGGATGTCTTCGACGGCATCGCGGCCGCGGCCAAGGGCGACCGGTTCGCCTGGTTCACGCAGTTCTACAACGACTTCTACAACCTCGACGAGAACCTCGGGTCGCGCATCAGCCAGGAGGCCGTCACCGGCAGCTGGAACGTCGCGATCACGAGCGCCCCCGTCGCCGCCTACGCCGTCGTCCCGAGTTGGATCGAGGACTTCCGCGATGACGTCGAGGCCGTCGCCGCCGCCGGCAAGCCCACCCTGATCCTGCACGGCACGAAGGACAACATCCTGCCGATCGACGCCACCGCCCGTCGCTTCCACCAGGCCGTGCCCGCGGCGACCTACGTCGAGGTCGAAGGCGCCCCGCACGGTCTGCTCTGGACGCACGCCGACGAGGTCAACGCCGCGCTGAAGGACTTCCTCAACAAGTAG
- the deoD gene encoding purine-nucleoside phosphorylase encodes MSTHIAAQPGQIAPIVLFPGDPLRAKWIAETFLDDAELYSETRGMLGFTGTWEGHRVSVQGSGMGQPSMAIYASELFEEYGVQTIVRVGSCGALTEKLKVRDIVIANGACTDSGINRVRFHGLDYAPVADFGLLRAAVEASEAEPSDSAVHVGLLFSSDQFYSTRPELTAPFVQHGALGVEMEAAGLYTLAAFHGRRALAICTVSDHIVTGEQTTAQEREQTFGDMIRIALRAATSV; translated from the coding sequence ATGAGCACGCACATCGCCGCACAGCCCGGTCAGATCGCCCCCATCGTCCTGTTCCCGGGTGACCCGCTGCGCGCGAAGTGGATCGCCGAGACCTTCCTCGATGACGCCGAGCTCTATTCCGAGACCCGCGGGATGCTGGGGTTCACCGGCACCTGGGAGGGACACCGCGTCTCGGTGCAGGGCTCGGGCATGGGCCAGCCGTCGATGGCGATCTACGCGAGCGAGCTGTTCGAGGAGTACGGCGTGCAGACGATCGTCCGGGTCGGCTCGTGCGGCGCCCTGACGGAGAAGCTGAAGGTGCGCGACATCGTCATCGCGAACGGCGCGTGCACGGACTCCGGCATCAACCGGGTGCGCTTCCACGGGCTCGACTACGCTCCCGTCGCGGACTTCGGCCTGCTGCGGGCGGCGGTCGAGGCGAGCGAGGCCGAGCCCTCGGACTCCGCCGTGCACGTGGGACTGCTCTTCTCGAGCGACCAGTTCTACAGCACCCGGCCGGAGCTGACGGCGCCGTTCGTGCAGCACGGCGCACTGGGCGTCGAGATGGAGGCGGCCGGCCTGTACACCCTCGCGGCGTTCCACGGCCGTCGGGCCCTCGCGATCTGCACGGTCTCCGACCACATCGTCACCGGCGAGCAGACCACCGCGCAGGAGCGGGAGCAGACCTTCGGCGACATGATCCGCATCGCGCTGCGCGCCGCGACCTCGGTCTGA
- a CDS encoding SRPBCC family protein, translating into MGQIIETIDVHVPVDIAYNQWTQFESFPEFLDEVESITQIDDTHNHWVVKVGGATREFDAEITEQHPDERVAWKSVGGDTEHAGVVTFHKLEELTTRVTVQIDWEPEGLLEKVGSLVGAGSHAVKKDLKNFKEFIEKRGAETGSWRGDVEA; encoded by the coding sequence ATGGGGCAGATCATCGAGACCATCGACGTCCACGTTCCGGTCGACATCGCGTACAACCAGTGGACCCAGTTCGAGAGCTTCCCGGAGTTCCTCGACGAGGTCGAGTCCATCACACAGATCGACGACACTCACAACCACTGGGTCGTGAAGGTCGGCGGAGCGACGCGCGAGTTCGACGCGGAGATCACCGAGCAGCACCCCGACGAGCGTGTGGCGTGGAAGAGCGTGGGCGGCGACACCGAGCACGCGGGTGTCGTGACGTTCCACAAGCTCGAGGAGCTCACGACACGGGTGACCGTGCAGATCGACTGGGAGCCCGAGGGGCTCCTCGAGAAGGTCGGCTCGCTGGTCGGCGCGGGCTCGCACGCGGTGAAGAAGGACCTGAAGAACTTCAAGGAGTTCATCGAGAAGCGCGGAGCCGAGACCGGCTCATGGCGCGGCGACGTCGAGGCCTGA
- a CDS encoding TetR/AcrR family transcriptional regulator, with translation MARERTRTKVHAAALSLAGERPVAAITMEGIAARAGVSKQTLYRSWSSTGEILFDALLARSLDENGRVTVPNSGDLTLDLAALATGMIDELSDPTQERLLRAVTAELQSDDALAAQFRDALLEPQLSGISERLRQARVPAPEDVAELFVGPIFHRWLLRSRPFDAEWVAAHVERVLRSAGAQGQSPKIGRLTRRS, from the coding sequence ATGGCCCGTGAACGAACCCGCACCAAGGTGCACGCGGCTGCGCTCTCTCTGGCCGGCGAGCGTCCGGTGGCGGCGATCACGATGGAGGGGATCGCCGCACGAGCAGGAGTCAGCAAACAGACCCTCTACCGGTCATGGTCCTCGACGGGCGAGATCCTCTTCGACGCGCTCCTGGCTCGCAGCCTCGACGAGAACGGCAGGGTCACCGTGCCGAACTCCGGCGATCTCACACTCGACCTCGCGGCACTGGCGACCGGCATGATCGACGAACTGTCCGACCCCACGCAGGAGCGGCTGCTCAGAGCCGTCACCGCTGAGCTGCAGTCGGACGACGCCCTTGCCGCGCAGTTTCGAGACGCGCTGCTCGAGCCGCAGCTGAGCGGGATCTCCGAGCGCCTGCGCCAGGCGAGAGTGCCGGCCCCGGAAGACGTGGCAGAGCTGTTCGTCGGACCGATCTTCCACCGCTGGTTGCTGCGCAGCCGACCGTTCGATGCGGAATGGGTCGCCGCTCACGTCGAGCGCGTCCTGCGAAGCGCCGGCGCGCAGGGACAGTCGCCGAAGATCGGTCGACTCACTCGTAGGTCGTGA
- a CDS encoding FecCD family ABC transporter permease, whose protein sequence is MPVTAVTLPTPGTADLRRPAWARSLWLLVGVGVVLVLCVLSICFGVRAVSIDDVFAALAGQDDTLAQAAIIKRLPRTLLAILVGAALALSGATMQAVTRNPIADPGILGVSNGASLAVVIGLAFLGLTDAYSQMALAILGAALAAVFVYTVGSLGRGGATPLKLALAGAATSAAFASLISAVMLPRVDLLQSFQSWQIGGVGGAEWPRIAITAPVLALGALICFLSARGMNSLALGDDMAKGLGEHVFRTRLMSAVGAVILAGAATAIAGPIGFVGLVIPHVCRMLIGTDHRWLLPFSAVAGAALLLASDVVGRVISPSSEEIQVGIITAIIGAPFFIWIVRRQKVREL, encoded by the coding sequence ATCCCCGTGACCGCTGTCACCCTCCCCACGCCGGGCACCGCAGACCTGCGGCGCCCGGCGTGGGCGCGCTCGCTCTGGCTGCTCGTCGGAGTGGGCGTCGTGCTCGTGCTCTGCGTCCTGTCGATCTGCTTCGGCGTGCGCGCGGTGAGCATCGACGACGTCTTCGCCGCGCTCGCAGGTCAGGATGACACGCTCGCCCAGGCCGCGATCATCAAGCGCCTCCCGCGCACGCTGCTCGCGATCCTTGTCGGCGCGGCCCTCGCGCTGTCGGGCGCGACCATGCAGGCGGTCACCCGCAACCCGATCGCCGACCCCGGCATCCTCGGCGTCTCGAACGGAGCGTCACTGGCCGTCGTGATCGGACTCGCCTTCCTCGGCCTCACCGACGCGTACAGCCAGATGGCATTGGCGATCCTCGGCGCGGCCCTCGCCGCCGTGTTCGTCTACACCGTCGGGTCGCTCGGCAGAGGGGGCGCCACCCCCCTCAAGCTCGCGCTCGCGGGGGCGGCGACCTCCGCCGCCTTCGCCTCTCTGATCAGCGCGGTCATGCTGCCCCGCGTCGATCTGCTGCAGTCGTTCCAGTCCTGGCAGATCGGCGGAGTCGGGGGCGCGGAATGGCCGCGCATCGCGATCACCGCACCCGTGCTCGCGCTCGGGGCGCTCATCTGCTTCCTCAGCGCACGCGGCATGAACTCCCTCGCGCTCGGCGACGACATGGCGAAGGGCCTCGGCGAGCACGTGTTCCGCACGCGGCTGATGTCGGCCGTCGGCGCGGTGATCCTCGCGGGCGCGGCCACCGCGATCGCCGGTCCGATCGGGTTCGTCGGCCTCGTCATCCCGCATGTGTGCCGGATGCTGATCGGCACCGACCACCGCTGGCTGCTGCCGTTCTCGGCCGTCGCCGGAGCCGCGCTCCTGCTCGCGAGCGACGTCGTCGGCCGCGTGATCTCCCCGTCGTCGGAGGAGATCCAGGTCGGCATCATCACTGCGATCATCGGCGCCCCGTTCTTCATCTGGATCGTCCGCCGCCAGAAGGTGCGTGAACTGTGA
- a CDS encoding FUSC family protein, which produces MRIHAAIRASKRSPLLQVVKSAAATIAAWMLAGWVVPGQLPVFAAIAALLVVQPSVNQSLSKALERSIGVIVGVLIAVALGLLLGSPSWIVLLAIVVAMLVAWALRATPGTGNQVAISAMLVLALGSTPDYAIARILETLIGVVIGIVVNALIVPPVLVAPARRDLGLLGSELAASLDRLADALPEPQAPAKLQELMLEARLLRPMKDVAEASIAAGEESLTLNPRRSTHREELVEMRTLLERLSPIVTQTIGMTRAYFDHYDDSIGQEPAVAAIAEQLRRAGHDVRLAVQIADVSPEPEALTSAIPALTAPLVIRPPSSMHWILIGSLMEDLRRIRGELVEEE; this is translated from the coding sequence ATGCGCATCCATGCCGCGATCCGCGCCTCGAAGCGCTCACCCCTTTTGCAGGTGGTGAAGTCCGCCGCGGCCACGATCGCCGCGTGGATGCTCGCGGGCTGGGTGGTGCCGGGGCAGCTGCCGGTGTTCGCCGCGATCGCGGCCCTGCTGGTCGTGCAGCCGAGCGTGAACCAGTCGCTGTCGAAGGCGCTGGAGCGCAGCATCGGCGTCATCGTGGGGGTGCTGATCGCCGTCGCGCTGGGGCTGCTGCTCGGGTCGCCCAGTTGGATCGTGCTGCTCGCCATCGTCGTGGCCATGCTCGTGGCCTGGGCACTGCGGGCGACCCCGGGCACCGGCAACCAGGTCGCGATCTCGGCGATGCTCGTGCTGGCACTGGGCTCGACCCCCGACTATGCGATCGCCCGCATCCTGGAGACCCTCATCGGGGTCGTCATCGGCATCGTCGTGAACGCCCTGATCGTGCCGCCCGTGCTCGTCGCCCCCGCCCGCCGTGATCTCGGACTGCTCGGCAGCGAGCTGGCCGCGAGCCTCGACCGGCTCGCCGACGCGCTGCCCGAGCCGCAGGCGCCGGCGAAGCTGCAGGAGCTCATGCTCGAGGCCCGACTGCTGCGTCCGATGAAGGACGTCGCGGAGGCCTCGATCGCTGCCGGCGAGGAATCACTGACCCTGAATCCACGGCGCTCGACCCACCGCGAGGAGCTCGTCGAGATGCGCACGCTGCTCGAACGGCTCTCACCGATCGTCACCCAGACGATCGGGATGACCCGCGCCTACTTCGACCACTACGACGACTCGATCGGACAGGAACCCGCGGTCGCGGCGATCGCCGAGCAGTTGCGCCGGGCCGGTCACGACGTGCGGCTCGCGGTGCAGATCGCCGACGTCTCCCCCGAGCCCGAGGCGCTGACCTCGGCGATCCCCGCGCTCACGGCGCCGCTGGTGATCCGCCCGCCCTCGTCGATGCACTGGATCCTCATCGGCTCCCTCATGGAGGACCTGCGTCGCATCCGCGGGGAGCTCGTCGAAGAGGAGTGA
- a CDS encoding DNA alkylation repair protein has protein sequence MSDMTLAEALAELAALEDPKMRAANEKRGDDHGMNLSRLRGVARRIKTDHLLATELWATGETGPRLLALLICAPKRFTADELDAMLRQTRPPKVNDWFVNYVAKKSPLADELRWRWFDDADPTVSAAAWSLTTVRVAKDAEGLDLDHLLDLIERDLKDAPRRLQWSMNETLANIGIFHPELRARALEIGERLQVLADYPTAPGCTSPFAPVWIGEIVRRREG, from the coding sequence ATGTCGGACATGACCCTCGCCGAGGCCCTTGCTGAGCTGGCCGCCCTCGAGGATCCGAAGATGCGCGCCGCGAACGAGAAGCGCGGCGACGACCACGGCATGAATCTCAGCCGACTGCGCGGCGTGGCCAGGCGCATCAAGACCGATCATCTGCTCGCGACGGAGCTCTGGGCGACGGGCGAGACCGGCCCTCGATTGCTCGCCCTGCTGATCTGCGCTCCGAAGCGGTTCACGGCCGACGAACTCGACGCGATGCTGCGCCAGACCCGTCCGCCCAAGGTCAACGACTGGTTCGTGAACTACGTCGCGAAGAAGTCGCCGCTCGCCGACGAGCTGCGATGGCGCTGGTTCGACGACGCCGACCCGACGGTCTCCGCAGCGGCCTGGTCGCTGACGACGGTACGGGTGGCGAAGGATGCCGAGGGCCTCGACCTCGACCATCTTCTCGATCTGATCGAGCGTGATCTGAAGGACGCCCCCCGGCGCCTCCAGTGGTCGATGAACGAGACGCTCGCGAACATCGGCATCTTCCACCCCGAGCTGCGGGCCAGGGCCCTCGAGATCGGCGAGCGCCTGCAGGTGCTCGCCGACTACCCGACCGCGCCCGGCTGCACCTCGCCCTTCGCTCCCGTATGGATCGGCGAGATCGTACGACGACGCGAAGGCTGA
- a CDS encoding SDR family NAD(P)-dependent oxidoreductase: MTSPQRWFITGGSRGLGRALTTAALDAGHAVVATVRGDHALPDHDRLTVLTLDVRDRDAAHETVRRAADLLGGIDVLVNNAGYGMIGALEEASEEDARAIVDTNLLGPLWLSQAVIPIMRRQGGGHIVQISTVGAVGTMPMLGLYNSTKWGLEAFSEAMAAEVERFGIRVSLIEPGALDTEWADASMRFSSPLDAYDAQRIEMFGTTEVPWPAGESSGGTAPEDAAGVILVRVAAADDPRLRVLVGDDAPAQVAAALDLRQKDYALDPRFPTA, encoded by the coding sequence ATGACTTCACCGCAGAGATGGTTCATCACCGGCGGCAGCCGGGGCCTCGGGCGAGCGCTCACCACTGCCGCCCTTGACGCGGGTCACGCCGTCGTGGCGACGGTCAGGGGTGACCACGCGCTGCCTGACCACGACCGGCTGACCGTGCTGACCCTCGACGTCCGCGATCGCGATGCGGCGCACGAGACCGTTCGACGTGCTGCTGACCTGCTCGGCGGAATCGACGTGCTCGTCAACAATGCCGGGTACGGCATGATCGGAGCGCTCGAAGAGGCGTCGGAAGAGGACGCCCGGGCGATCGTCGACACGAATCTGCTCGGCCCCCTGTGGCTGAGCCAGGCCGTCATCCCGATCATGCGCCGCCAGGGTGGCGGACACATCGTGCAGATCTCGACGGTCGGAGCCGTCGGGACGATGCCGATGCTCGGCCTCTACAACTCCACCAAATGGGGCCTCGAGGCGTTCAGTGAGGCGATGGCGGCGGAGGTCGAGAGATTCGGCATCCGCGTCTCCCTGATCGAGCCGGGGGCGCTGGATACGGAGTGGGCCGATGCGAGCATGCGGTTCAGTTCGCCTCTGGATGCCTACGACGCGCAGCGGATCGAGATGTTCGGCACCACGGAAGTTCCCTGGCCTGCGGGCGAGTCGAGCGGCGGCACGGCACCCGAGGATGCCGCGGGGGTGATCCTCGTCCGAGTCGCCGCAGCAGACGACCCACGCCTGCGCGTGCTCGTCGGCGACGATGCTCCCGCCCAGGTCGCCGCGGCGCTCGACCTGCGGCAGAAGGACTACGCTCTCGACCCGCGCTTCCCGACCGCCTGA